A window from Branchiostoma lanceolatum isolate klBraLanc5 chromosome 9, klBraLanc5.hap2, whole genome shotgun sequence encodes these proteins:
- the LOC136441866 gene encoding cytochrome P450 4F6-like has product MEGSPPSPHACLPLRYPQTVRQCLQQGDGADDRESQCSHLRQGGYVFASEKLSKYTGKEESFEMFQQASLCTMEVILQCAFSGGEMSEQNKTAYTGAIKRIGILQVERNFNPLYMLFTAIYHLSPGGREFLRLCDFVHDTGGSIIKRRRQELERNPEILAEKKRLDFLDILLKARDEDGRGLTDLEIREHVDTFLFAGHDTTASALSWTLYSLAQHPHHQDKVREEVDLLLAGREEDTIEWEDLHKLPYLTMCLKEAMRLHSPVSLISRTVTEDTVIDGVHIPEDSYIGIHLYGLHHNPDIWGPQHMELYRTELCPERRKGDSGSSPPQVYLCP; this is encoded by the exons ATGGAAGGTTCACCGCCGTCTCCTCACGCCTGTCTTCCACTTCGATATCCTCAAACAGTACGTCAGTGTCTACAACAGGGCGACGGAGCAGATGATCGTGAGTCACAGTGTTCTCATCTCCGGCAAGGAGGTTACGTTTTCGCCAGC GAAAAGCTCTCGAAATACACTGGGAAAGAGGAAAGTTTCGAGATGTTCCAACAGGCTAGCCTCTGTACTATGGAAGTCATCCTACAGTGCGCGTTTTCCGGAGGGGAAATGTCGGAACA GAACAAAACTGCGTACACGGGAGCAATCAAGAGGATCGGAATCCTGCAAGTTGAGCGCAACTT CAACCCGCTGTACATGTTGTTCACCGCTATCTACCACCTGTCCCCGGGGGGACGGGAGTTCCTCCGCCTGTGTGACTTTGTTCACGACACCGGGGGTTCCATCATCAAGAGAAGGAGGCAAGAACTG GAACGCAATCCTGAGATTTTAGCGGAGAAGAAGAGGCTGGATTTTCTGGATATTTTGCTTAAGGCTCGTGATGAAGACGGGAGAGGTCTGACAGATCTGGAGATCAGGGAACATGTGGACACGTTCCTGTTCGCCG GACATGACACGACTGCCAGTGCCCTGTCCTGGACCCTGTACTCCCTGGCTCAACATCCGCACCATCAGGACAAGGTTCGGGAAGAAGTGGACCTGCTACTGGCCGGCAGAGAGGAGGACACCATTGAGTG GGAGGACCTCCACAAACTGCCGTACCTGACCATGTGTCTGAAGGAAGCCATGCGGCTCCACTCTCCCGTTTCTTTAATCTCCCGCACCGTCACGGAAGACACCGTGATAGACGGGGTCCACATCCCCGAGGACTCGTACATAGGGATCCACCTGTACGGGCTGCACCACAACCCGGACATCTGGGGACCTCAGCACATG GAACTGTATCGGACAGAACTTTGCCCTGAACGAAGAAAAGGTGATTCTGGCTCGTCTCCTCCACAG GTTTACCTTTGCCCTTGA
- the LOC136442486 gene encoding breast cancer anti-estrogen resistance protein 3 homolog isoform X2, whose product MACLKPSNYSSQGVVGWSSLRRTMDASPEKLRRDLEEELKLDSNDIRSHAWFHGMIPRTVAENLVTQSGDFLIRDCISQPGDFVLTCRSKGQTLHFIINKVVLHPNTTYSRIQYQFEKESFDSIPSLVRFYVGNRKPISEGTGAIIYHPINRTLPLSYTDAKYGSTTSQPERQSPAPAILRSASTPSPRGSSHSTPTGSPRASRKIIHGRSGSQPVTLSPEQLLSVSGRMTKNPSESNLPSARDVEAISLIKQKQSAHSGSAQDIRVEKRNLQRCGSDPTLLSPGVERRKFFHGSNEAVGSKPPPKPSRTPSVRQQQRPKVEVRNKEKDLSPEEEIYVAQHDYSELDPAPPVSWQPLAKGEVRLVKLNDIPDYARLNTPKRSKDSMEARKRRIMSDTRFSVLSTASLDSVGDDLDPDEGSFEEVVPSIVIETESSFNPSDFTTCLLPTENKPLDNSAVVQIRSILLDGSAKTIAQHMTRVDCEVARIVDVSEELEGQMGVSSGLELMTLPHGEVLRTDLMERHTCIYMWVSVTILTCTGGDKERAGILHKFIEVAAELRGTMGNLFGFSAIMKALESPHISRLYGTWSALRQHFTTSAVKFDSKLRPVLKALNNGSSTIPLSNTCFPHVVPFLQLMSHDVSAMELAYPWDSSDDYGLDTVLAHVDAIRSVAQQPGLYRITAESRLQGLKVDDTLLDVFRTELHMKLMWGSKGALANQKDRYMKFEKVLKVISDRVEPPETEM is encoded by the exons TTTGAAACCATCAAATTACAGCTCTCAG GGAGTTGTTGGCTGGTCCAGCCTGCGGAGAACCATGGACGCCAGTCCGGAGAAGCTGAGGAGGGACCTGGAGGAGGAGCTGAAGCTGGACAGTAACGACATCCGCAGCCACGCCTGGTTCCACGGGATGATCCCGCGCACGGTCGCAGAGAATCTCGTCACACAGAGTGGAGACTTCCTGATCCGGGACTGCATCTCGCAGCCGGGAGATTTCGTTCTGACGTGCCGCTCGAAAGGACAGACGCTTCACTTCATCATCAACAAGGTTGTTCTGCACCCCAACACGACGTACTCGCGGATTCAGTACCAGTTCGAGAAGGAAAGTTTTGACTCCATTCCCTCCCTAGTCAGGTTCTACGTCGGCAACAGGAAGCCGATCTCAGAAGGCACAGGTGCAATCATCTACCACCCTATCAACAGAACCTTGCCATTGAGCTACACGGACGCAAAGTATGGCTCAACAACTTCACAACCAGAACGGCAATCTCCCGCGCCGGCTATACTGCGTTCAGCCTCCACGCCGAGTCCGAGGGGAAGCTCGCACTCCACCCCGACAGGAAGTCCTCGTGCAAGTCGGAAAATCATCCACGGCAGGTCGGGAAGCCAACCGGTGACTCTGTCTCCAGAGCAACTTCTATCTGTCAGTGGGAGGATGACAAAAAATCCGTCAGAAAGCAACCTTCCTTCGGCGAGGGACGTCGAGGCTATATCGCTGATCAAGCAGAAGCAAAGTGCTCATTCAGGAAGCGCTCAGGACATTCGCGTAGAAAAACGCAACCTTCAGAGATGCGGCAGCGATCCAACTCTTCTCAGCCCCGGAGTGGAGCGACGAAAGTTCTTCCACGGGTCGAACGAAGCGGTCGGATCAAAACCCCCTCCCAAACCCAGTAGGACACCTTCAGTTAGACAACAGCAGAGACCAAAAGTGGAAGTGAGGAATAAAGAAAAGGACCTGTCACCGGAGGAGGAGATTTATGTAGCCCAGCATGACTACTCTGAACTTGACCCTGCACCTCCTGTGTCGTGGCAACCGTTGGCCAAAGGTGAAGTTCGGCTGGTCAAGCTGAATGACATTCCTGACTACGCTCGGTTGAACACTCCAAAAAGGAGCAAAGACAGCATGGAGGCACGAAAGAGACGGATTATGTCCGACACAAGGTTCTCGGTCCTGTCTACAGCGTCTTTGGACAGTGTTGGGGACGACCTGGATCCAGATGAAGGTTCCTTTGAGGAAGTTGTTCCTTCAATAGTTATCGAGACAGAGTCTTCCTTCAACCCTTCAGACTTCACAACGTGTTTGTTACCGACAGAGAACAAGCCGCTGGACAACTCAGCGGTGGTGCAGATCAGGTCCATTCTGCTAGATGGCAGCGCTAAGACAATTGCACAGCACATGACGCGAGTTGACTGTGAG GTTGCCAGAATAGTTGATGTGTCTGAGGAGCTGGAGGGACAGATGGGTGTGTCGTCAGGTCTGGAGCTGATGACCCTGCCGCACGGGGAGGTACTCAGGACAGACCTCATGGAAAG ACACACGTGTATCTACATGTGGGTGTCGGTGACCATCCTGACGTGTACCGGCGGGGACAAGGAGCGGGCCGGGATCCTGCACAAGTTCATCGAGGTGGCCGCGGAGCTGAGGGGCACCATGGGAAACTTGTTCGGCTTCTCTGCCATCATGAAGGCTCTGGAGTCCCCACAT ATCTCTCGTCTGTACGGCACGTGGTCGGCCCTGAGACAACACTTCACCACCAGTGCTGTGAAGTTCGACTCCAAGCTGAGGCCTGTGTTGAAGGCGCTGAACAATGGCAGCAGCACCATCCCCCTCAGCAACACCTGCTTCCCTCACGTCGTACCCTTCCTGCAGCTCATGTCGCATGACGTCAGCGCCATGGAACTGGCGTATCCATGGGACAGTTCCGACGACTACGGGCTGGACACCGTCCTCGCTCACGTGGACGCGATCCGGAGCGTGGCGCAGCAGCCGGGCTTGTACAGAATCACGGCGGAGTCGCGACTGCAGGGCCTGAAGGTGGACGACACCCTGCTGGATGTATTTAGAACGGAGCTCCACATGAAGCTAATGTGGGGCAGCAAAGGAGCGCTAGCCAATCAGAAGGACCGTTACATGAAGTTTGAGAAGGTTTTGAAGGTGATTTCAGATCGAGTAGAACCACCAGAAACGGAGATGTAG
- the LOC136442486 gene encoding breast cancer anti-estrogen resistance protein 3 homolog isoform X3 — protein sequence MDASPEKLRRDLEEELKLDSNDIRSHAWFHGMIPRTVAENLVTQSGDFLIRDCISQPGDFVLTCRSKGQTLHFIINKVVLHPNTTYSRIQYQFEKESFDSIPSLVRFYVGNRKPISEGTGAIIYHPINRTLPLSYTDAKYGSTTSQPERQSPAPAILRSASTPSPRGSSHSTPTGSPRASRKIIHGRSGSQPVTLSPEQLLSVSGRMTKNPSESNLPSARDVEAISLIKQKQSAHSGSAQDIRVEKRNLQRCGSDPTLLSPGVERRKFFHGSNEAVGSKPPPKPSRTPSVRQQQRPKVEVRNKEKDLSPEEEIYVAQHDYSELDPAPPVSWQPLAKGEVRLVKLNDIPDYARLNTPKRSKDSMEARKRRIMSDTRFSVLSTASLDSVGDDLDPDEGSFEEVVPSIVIETESSFNPSDFTTCLLPTENKPLDNSAVVQIRSILLDGSAKTIAQHMTRVDCEVARIVDVSEELEGQMGVSSGLELMTLPHGEVLRTDLMERHTCIYMWVSVTILTCTGGDKERAGILHKFIEVAAELRGTMGNLFGFSAIMKALESPHISRLYGTWSALRQHFTTSAVKFDSKLRPVLKALNNGSSTIPLSNTCFPHVVPFLQLMSHDVSAMELAYPWDSSDDYGLDTVLAHVDAIRSVAQQPGLYRITAESRLQGLKVDDTLLDVFRTELHMKLMWGSKGALANQKDRYMKFEKVLKVISDRVEPPETEM from the exons ATGGACGCCAGTCCGGAGAAGCTGAGGAGGGACCTGGAGGAGGAGCTGAAGCTGGACAGTAACGACATCCGCAGCCACGCCTGGTTCCACGGGATGATCCCGCGCACGGTCGCAGAGAATCTCGTCACACAGAGTGGAGACTTCCTGATCCGGGACTGCATCTCGCAGCCGGGAGATTTCGTTCTGACGTGCCGCTCGAAAGGACAGACGCTTCACTTCATCATCAACAAGGTTGTTCTGCACCCCAACACGACGTACTCGCGGATTCAGTACCAGTTCGAGAAGGAAAGTTTTGACTCCATTCCCTCCCTAGTCAGGTTCTACGTCGGCAACAGGAAGCCGATCTCAGAAGGCACAGGTGCAATCATCTACCACCCTATCAACAGAACCTTGCCATTGAGCTACACGGACGCAAAGTATGGCTCAACAACTTCACAACCAGAACGGCAATCTCCCGCGCCGGCTATACTGCGTTCAGCCTCCACGCCGAGTCCGAGGGGAAGCTCGCACTCCACCCCGACAGGAAGTCCTCGTGCAAGTCGGAAAATCATCCACGGCAGGTCGGGAAGCCAACCGGTGACTCTGTCTCCAGAGCAACTTCTATCTGTCAGTGGGAGGATGACAAAAAATCCGTCAGAAAGCAACCTTCCTTCGGCGAGGGACGTCGAGGCTATATCGCTGATCAAGCAGAAGCAAAGTGCTCATTCAGGAAGCGCTCAGGACATTCGCGTAGAAAAACGCAACCTTCAGAGATGCGGCAGCGATCCAACTCTTCTCAGCCCCGGAGTGGAGCGACGAAAGTTCTTCCACGGGTCGAACGAAGCGGTCGGATCAAAACCCCCTCCCAAACCCAGTAGGACACCTTCAGTTAGACAACAGCAGAGACCAAAAGTGGAAGTGAGGAATAAAGAAAAGGACCTGTCACCGGAGGAGGAGATTTATGTAGCCCAGCATGACTACTCTGAACTTGACCCTGCACCTCCTGTGTCGTGGCAACCGTTGGCCAAAGGTGAAGTTCGGCTGGTCAAGCTGAATGACATTCCTGACTACGCTCGGTTGAACACTCCAAAAAGGAGCAAAGACAGCATGGAGGCACGAAAGAGACGGATTATGTCCGACACAAGGTTCTCGGTCCTGTCTACAGCGTCTTTGGACAGTGTTGGGGACGACCTGGATCCAGATGAAGGTTCCTTTGAGGAAGTTGTTCCTTCAATAGTTATCGAGACAGAGTCTTCCTTCAACCCTTCAGACTTCACAACGTGTTTGTTACCGACAGAGAACAAGCCGCTGGACAACTCAGCGGTGGTGCAGATCAGGTCCATTCTGCTAGATGGCAGCGCTAAGACAATTGCACAGCACATGACGCGAGTTGACTGTGAG GTTGCCAGAATAGTTGATGTGTCTGAGGAGCTGGAGGGACAGATGGGTGTGTCGTCAGGTCTGGAGCTGATGACCCTGCCGCACGGGGAGGTACTCAGGACAGACCTCATGGAAAG ACACACGTGTATCTACATGTGGGTGTCGGTGACCATCCTGACGTGTACCGGCGGGGACAAGGAGCGGGCCGGGATCCTGCACAAGTTCATCGAGGTGGCCGCGGAGCTGAGGGGCACCATGGGAAACTTGTTCGGCTTCTCTGCCATCATGAAGGCTCTGGAGTCCCCACAT ATCTCTCGTCTGTACGGCACGTGGTCGGCCCTGAGACAACACTTCACCACCAGTGCTGTGAAGTTCGACTCCAAGCTGAGGCCTGTGTTGAAGGCGCTGAACAATGGCAGCAGCACCATCCCCCTCAGCAACACCTGCTTCCCTCACGTCGTACCCTTCCTGCAGCTCATGTCGCATGACGTCAGCGCCATGGAACTGGCGTATCCATGGGACAGTTCCGACGACTACGGGCTGGACACCGTCCTCGCTCACGTGGACGCGATCCGGAGCGTGGCGCAGCAGCCGGGCTTGTACAGAATCACGGCGGAGTCGCGACTGCAGGGCCTGAAGGTGGACGACACCCTGCTGGATGTATTTAGAACGGAGCTCCACATGAAGCTAATGTGGGGCAGCAAAGGAGCGCTAGCCAATCAGAAGGACCGTTACATGAAGTTTGAGAAGGTTTTGAAGGTGATTTCAGATCGAGTAGAACCACCAGAAACGGAGATGTAG